The following are encoded together in the Clostridium sp. BJN0013 genome:
- a CDS encoding IS110 family transposase — protein sequence MSKFFNLPVVGIDVSADYSMVAILAPDGAVYRKAFKIMHTSDGFSYLLKEMRKVEKEFSMKPSLFMESTGVYHLTLFHFLKNNELETFVINPLITNSNKNLGIRKVKNDKMDALTIANIAKFQNIKMSDYLDIPIFAVRSLCRDYYSLIDNRSQFKKKLSSDLRTFFPGYHNVFSDVAGVTSLAVLSKFSSPKAIVDAPKDDLIALLKENSCKSIDWCTNTYNKLLNAALSAVQIGITNNSFKVTIGINIKLLNIINEQIETLVNEIESAVKNDSTPASFKNNIALLLSFKGIGFITAVTIMSEIGDPTRFKHPKEMVAFFGIDPSVSQSGKFNSDQNKMSKRGTRFGRRALYAAALASIRKSKTGKPINSVLYQYRNKNLNGKKKKVALCAIMHKLVKYIFAVLRDQKPYEIREPKLHNQMYVTNFSRSVS from the coding sequence ATGTCAAAATTTTTTAATTTACCTGTAGTAGGTATCGATGTTTCTGCTGATTATTCTATGGTTGCAATACTAGCCCCTGATGGAGCAGTTTATAGAAAGGCTTTCAAGATAATGCACACTTCTGATGGTTTCTCTTATCTTCTCAAAGAAATGAGAAAAGTGGAAAAAGAGTTCTCCATGAAACCATCACTTTTCATGGAATCAACTGGTGTTTACCATTTAACTCTTTTCCACTTCCTAAAGAATAACGAATTAGAAACTTTCGTTATAAATCCTCTTATTACTAATAGTAACAAAAATTTAGGAATAAGAAAAGTGAAAAATGATAAAATGGATGCCTTAACTATTGCAAACATAGCAAAATTTCAAAATATAAAAATGTCTGATTATTTAGATATCCCAATATTTGCTGTAAGATCACTTTGTCGTGATTACTACAGCCTTATAGATAACCGTTCCCAGTTCAAGAAAAAGTTATCTTCTGATCTTAGAACGTTTTTTCCTGGATATCATAATGTTTTTTCTGACGTAGCTGGTGTTACTTCATTAGCAGTTTTAAGTAAATTTTCATCCCCTAAAGCAATTGTTGATGCACCAAAAGATGATTTAATTGCTTTACTAAAGGAAAATTCTTGTAAATCAATTGACTGGTGTACAAACACATATAACAAACTTTTAAACGCTGCACTAAGTGCTGTACAAATAGGAATAACCAATAATTCCTTTAAAGTAACTATAGGCATAAATATAAAGCTTTTAAACATCATTAATGAACAAATTGAAACTCTAGTAAATGAAATAGAATCAGCAGTTAAAAATGACTCAACACCTGCTTCATTTAAGAACAACATAGCATTGCTTCTTTCTTTCAAAGGTATAGGCTTTATTACAGCTGTAACCATAATGAGTGAAATAGGCGATCCTACAAGGTTCAAGCATCCAAAAGAAATGGTTGCTTTCTTTGGAATTGACCCTTCAGTTAGTCAATCCGGGAAATTTAATAGTGACCAAAATAAAATGTCCAAGCGTGGTACACGCTTTGGTAGAAGAGCACTTTATGCTGCTGCTCTTGCATCAATAAGAAAATCCAAAACTGGTAAACCAATTAACAGTGTTCTTTACCAGTATCGCAATAAAAACTTAAATGGTAAGAAGAAGAAAGTTGCTCTTTGTGCAATTATGCACAAACTTGTAAAGTACATATTTGCAGTTCTTAGAGATCAAAAGCCTTATGAAATTCGTGAACCAAAACTGCACAACCAAATGTATGTTACTAATTTTTCAAGATCAGTTTCTTAA
- a CDS encoding HAD-IB family hydrolase, with product MEKLAIFDVDFTLTKRETLMEFYLFMVKKRPKLIIYAPFSIFSSILYLIKLFPAAKAKENFIAFINGISENDMKLLVKEFYEKRLSKIIYEDALNTIKKLKKRGYKIYLISASAEFYLNELYEIKEVDKVIGTRFTVLDGKHSKKILGENCKGEEKVKRLMESLKEDNIEVDFKNSYMFSDSLSDLPLFNMVGNPYLINYKRNHPHIKILKWK from the coding sequence TTGGAAAAACTGGCTATATTTGATGTGGATTTTACTCTAACCAAAAGAGAAACTCTAATGGAATTTTACCTATTTATGGTAAAGAAAAGGCCAAAACTTATAATATATGCACCTTTTAGTATTTTTTCTTCTATTTTATACTTAATAAAACTATTTCCTGCGGCGAAGGCCAAGGAAAATTTCATTGCATTTATAAATGGAATAAGTGAAAATGATATGAAATTGTTAGTAAAAGAATTCTATGAAAAAAGATTAAGTAAAATAATCTATGAAGATGCACTTAATACTATAAAAAAACTGAAAAAAAGAGGATATAAAATATACCTTATATCTGCCTCTGCAGAGTTCTATTTAAATGAACTATATGAAATAAAAGAAGTAGATAAAGTAATAGGCACCAGATTTACTGTATTGGATGGAAAACACAGCAAAAAAATTTTAGGTGAAAACTGTAAAGGGGAAGAAAAAGTAAAAAGACTTATGGAATCTTTAAAAGAAGATAATATAGAGGTTGACTTTAAAAACTCCTATATGTTTTCAGATTCACTATCCGACTTACCTCTTTTTAACATGGTGGGCAATCCCTATCTTATAAATTATAAGAGAAATCACCCTCATATCAAAATACTAAAATGGAAATAA
- a CDS encoding DUF1292 domain-containing protein, with translation MDSENLNNCGSKEEENCGCEDHVHGQEHDCDCGCDCGEYENLIVDLEDENGNLVSCEIIDEFEYKDNQYVLVQNPENNSVYLFKIEMGDTGEELVIPEDEEFEEASAYYAELIEKSED, from the coding sequence ATGGATAGTGAAAATTTAAATAACTGCGGTTCTAAAGAAGAAGAAAATTGTGGTTGTGAGGATCATGTACATGGCCAAGAGCATGATTGTGATTGTGGCTGCGATTGTGGAGAATATGAAAATCTCATAGTGGACCTGGAAGATGAAAATGGAAATTTAGTTTCTTGTGAAATAATTGATGAATTTGAATATAAAGATAATCAGTATGTTTTAGTTCAAAATCCTGAAAATAATTCTGTATATTTATTTAAAATAGAAATGGGAGATACTGGAGAAGAACTTGTTATACCAGAAGATGAAGAATTTGAAGAGGCATCTGCCTACTATGCAGAGTTAATAGAAAAATCAGAGGATTAA
- a CDS encoding flagellar assembly protein A codes for MKKVFQGTSLENCLQLARYELNIPEDKFGYKVLENKKSFFRRKVTIEVTYDDMGEGISKEQEGHEVNKNQGTVKVVEGRIIVKDPLKEEKPAVIVKGDHMSIFVDGDEIKRECEVLSSSNIEVILEENEPKRELKIDISEDAMEAYAGIAYTSRNVYALKDTRESNRLNLDTYVVETVEPPKYTANDIKNELANNKIVYGIMEENFKDVLESGKRVLIAKGKKAVDGQDDVIDINFQDSVDLKEDMEGNVDFKSIGIISTVKKGDIIAERHRGFEGENGFDVKGKTLKFRKAKHKKLAAGQGCMLKDEDKVEAVIEGKPFIKNGTFYIHQVHEISKDVDLSTGNIKFTGDIIVQGNVREGMEIECGGNLIIYKEVERAKIKARGDILINGSIVGSDIYGGGDCVNKIKSIDHLVEFNINLGEMIEAITEIKTYDLLGKNKKDGEIIKILLENKFKGLLKLGINIIADLNIDPDECEQNLGKEIVKIIRTRFMGMGPISITNYSELSCLKEKIEAEIEHLSNCLALPVNLTIAYCQDSHIESSGSVIITGKGEYISEITANESIEFLQERSVARGGTLKAKKEIKCKIVGSMAGVSTILHVEDEGHIWADVAYHNTVIKVGKKKVMLDTPSKNLHAYSDKGNIVVDKFLL; via the coding sequence ATGAAAAAAGTATTTCAGGGAACCTCACTGGAAAATTGTCTGCAGCTTGCAAGATATGAACTAAATATACCGGAAGATAAGTTTGGGTATAAAGTACTTGAAAATAAAAAATCTTTTTTTAGAAGAAAAGTAACAATAGAAGTGACTTATGATGACATGGGAGAAGGAATTTCTAAAGAACAAGAGGGACATGAAGTAAATAAAAATCAAGGTACTGTAAAAGTTGTAGAGGGCAGAATAATCGTAAAGGACCCTTTAAAAGAGGAGAAACCAGCTGTAATAGTAAAAGGAGATCATATGTCCATTTTTGTGGATGGAGATGAAATAAAAAGGGAATGTGAAGTTTTAAGCAGCAGTAATATAGAAGTGATTTTGGAAGAAAATGAGCCCAAAAGGGAACTGAAAATAGATATTTCAGAAGATGCCATGGAGGCCTATGCAGGAATTGCTTACACATCTAGAAATGTTTATGCACTGAAAGATACCAGAGAAAGTAATAGATTGAATTTGGATACTTATGTAGTGGAAACCGTAGAACCACCTAAATATACTGCAAATGACATAAAAAATGAACTTGCTAATAATAAAATTGTTTATGGCATAATGGAAGAAAATTTTAAGGATGTTTTAGAAAGCGGAAAAAGAGTATTAATAGCAAAAGGGAAAAAAGCTGTGGATGGACAAGATGATGTTATAGATATCAATTTTCAAGATTCTGTGGACTTGAAAGAAGATATGGAAGGAAATGTAGATTTCAAGAGTATAGGCATTATAAGTACTGTAAAAAAAGGTGATATTATTGCTGAAAGGCATAGAGGATTTGAAGGAGAAAATGGATTTGATGTAAAGGGGAAAACTTTAAAATTTAGAAAAGCTAAACATAAGAAACTTGCTGCAGGACAGGGATGCATGCTTAAAGATGAAGATAAAGTTGAAGCAGTCATAGAAGGAAAGCCTTTTATAAAAAATGGTACTTTTTATATACATCAGGTTCATGAAATTAGTAAAGATGTGGATTTAAGTACGGGGAATATAAAGTTTACAGGAGATATAATAGTACAAGGTAACGTAAGAGAAGGGATGGAAATTGAATGTGGAGGCAACCTTATTATATATAAAGAAGTGGAAAGGGCTAAGATTAAAGCCAGGGGAGATATTTTAATCAATGGCAGTATTGTAGGATCAGACATATATGGAGGGGGAGATTGTGTAAATAAAATTAAATCCATAGATCACCTTGTAGAATTTAATATAAACTTAGGAGAGATGATTGAAGCTATAACAGAAATAAAAACGTATGATTTACTTGGCAAGAATAAAAAAGATGGGGAGATAATAAAAATATTATTGGAAAATAAATTTAAGGGCCTTTTAAAACTTGGAATAAACATAATTGCAGATTTAAATATAGATCCTGATGAATGTGAACAAAATTTAGGAAAGGAAATAGTGAAAATTATAAGGACAAGGTTTATGGGTATGGGACCAATAAGTATAACAAACTACTCAGAGTTAAGTTGTCTAAAAGAGAAAATTGAAGCTGAAATTGAACATTTAAGTAATTGTCTGGCCCTTCCTGTAAATTTAACTATAGCCTATTGTCAGGATTCCCACATAGAAAGTTCAGGCAGTGTGATAATTACTGGAAAAGGGGAGTATATATCTGAAATTACTGCAAATGAGTCCATTGAGTTTTTACAGGAAAGAAGTGTGGCAAGGGGTGGAACTTTAAAAGCAAAAAAAGAAATTAAATGTAAAATTGTAGGTAGTATGGCAGGGGTATCTACAATACTTCATGTAGAAGATGAAGGGCACATATGGGCTGATGTAGCATATCACAATACTGTAATTAAAGTGGGAAAGAAGAAAGTGATGTTAGATACTCCAAGTAAAAATTTGCATGCTTATTCTGATAAAGGCAATATTGTTGTAGACAAATTTCTTCTCTAA
- a CDS encoding aminotransferase class IV, with product MKECLSEFFLYKDEIKKKEEFEDNILNKGKSIYEVIRIIDGKPLFLEPHLKRMENSCKITGLKIWLTGDEIKSRIKKLVEVNKVYIGNIKIIFNFSRENVFVAYFSKHFYPPQKYYKTGVDTIFFHGEREDPNAKVINTAFREKVNEKIKENNVFEAILVDNSGNITEGSKSNIFMIKGEKVITAPVGDVLPGVTRNIIIKICSDIGFEVMEKKINYKQIEKFDALFISGTSPKVLPIKKVENIKFHSSENKVLISIMEAYNHEMESDIKSFIYS from the coding sequence GTGAAAGAATGTTTAAGTGAATTTTTTTTATATAAGGATGAAATAAAAAAGAAGGAAGAATTTGAAGACAATATATTAAATAAAGGAAAATCCATATATGAAGTTATAAGGATAATAGATGGCAAACCTTTATTTTTAGAGCCTCATTTAAAACGTATGGAAAATTCTTGTAAAATAACTGGTTTAAAGATCTGGCTTACAGGAGATGAGATTAAAAGCAGAATAAAAAAGTTGGTGGAAGTGAATAAGGTTTATATTGGAAATATAAAAATTATTTTTAATTTTTCTCGTGAAAATGTATTTGTGGCATATTTTTCAAAACATTTTTATCCACCTCAAAAATATTATAAAACAGGGGTAGATACTATCTTTTTTCATGGGGAAAGAGAAGATCCCAATGCTAAAGTAATAAATACTGCATTCAGGGAAAAAGTCAATGAAAAAATTAAAGAAAATAATGTGTTTGAAGCAATACTTGTAGATAACAGCGGAAATATCACAGAGGGAAGCAAATCCAATATATTCATGATAAAAGGGGAAAAAGTAATAACTGCCCCGGTGGGAGATGTACTCCCTGGAGTTACAAGAAATATTATAATCAAAATTTGCAGTGATATAGGTTTTGAAGTTATGGAGAAAAAAATAAATTATAAACAAATAGAAAAATTTGATGCTCTTTTTATATCAGGTACTTCTCCTAAGGTATTACCTATAAAAAAGGTAGAAAATATAAAATTTCATTCTTCTGAAAATAAGGTACTTATAAGTATAATGGAAGCATATAACCATGAAATGGAAAGTGATATAAAAAGCTTTATATATTCTTAA